A single Kribbella aluminosa DNA region contains:
- a CDS encoding VOC family protein, whose amino-acid sequence MIYELNHVGGRVQDLEASLAFYGGLGAEVVDRLFMSGSRVNRVHIQLATGLVELLHHEEADPRATYGLNHVGFMTDDLDGDYGRLIALGYGEISSPRVAGSGQGRLAFLSDPNGVRVELLQRSEEFRVAPITSGPVQALSYVGVAAPDVDAAAEFYGTHLGMQQVADDTFRLGPDAVKLLPSATTTIDHLGLTTDTQQSAAQDPDGNRVTFV is encoded by the coding sequence GTGGGCGGGTGCAGGATCTCGAGGCGAGCCTGGCGTTCTACGGCGGGCTCGGCGCGGAGGTGGTGGACCGGTTGTTCATGAGCGGGTCGCGGGTGAACCGGGTGCACATCCAGCTCGCGACCGGGCTGGTCGAGCTGCTGCACCACGAGGAGGCGGACCCGCGGGCGACGTACGGGCTGAATCATGTCGGGTTCATGACCGACGATCTGGACGGGGACTACGGGCGGCTGATCGCGCTCGGGTACGGCGAGATCTCGTCGCCGCGGGTGGCCGGGAGCGGGCAGGGCCGACTGGCGTTCCTGTCGGACCCGAACGGCGTACGCGTCGAGCTCCTGCAGCGGTCGGAGGAGTTCCGGGTCGCGCCGATCACGTCGGGGCCGGTGCAGGCGCTGTCGTACGTCGGTGTCGCGGCACCGGACGTCGACGCCGCCGCCGAGTTCTACGGCACCCACCTCGGGATGCAGCAGGTCGCGGACGACACGTTCCGGCTGGGGCCGGACGCCGTCAAACTCTTGCCGTCGGCAACCACCACGATCGATCACCTCGGCCTCACCACCGATACCCAACAGTCCGCCGCCCAGGACCCCGACGGCAACCGCGTCACCTTCGTCTGA